The Agrococcus carbonis genome has a window encoding:
- a CDS encoding methionine ABC transporter permease codes for MIDVNAPDFWAKLIEVLLEGTWETLYMTGVAMAITFLVGLPLGIILVGTEPGRFLEAPLGQRWLGRAINAVLGFIVNLGRSVPFIVLMIALIPLTRWLLGSFIGTGPAIVPLTLVAIPFFVRVVEIAVREVDPGLFEAADSLGASRWLLVKRVLLPQAWPAILLGTATTITSIINFSAMVGVVGGGGLGNVALTYGMQRYSAIHIVGVVIILFVLVQLIQWALTLAATRLGAVPGRRAGKRSVADAQAHLDADVAGGAQAAIDRNPPRGA; via the coding sequence CCAAGCTCATCGAGGTGCTGCTCGAGGGCACGTGGGAGACGCTCTACATGACGGGCGTCGCGATGGCCATCACGTTCCTCGTGGGCCTGCCGCTCGGCATCATCCTCGTCGGCACCGAGCCCGGCCGCTTCCTCGAGGCGCCGCTCGGGCAGCGCTGGCTCGGCCGCGCGATCAACGCGGTGCTCGGCTTCATCGTCAACCTGGGCCGCTCGGTGCCGTTCATCGTGCTGATGATCGCGCTCATCCCGCTCACCCGCTGGCTGCTCGGCTCGTTCATCGGCACCGGCCCCGCGATCGTGCCGCTCACGCTCGTCGCCATCCCGTTCTTCGTGCGCGTCGTCGAGATCGCGGTGCGCGAGGTCGACCCGGGCCTGTTCGAGGCGGCCGACTCGCTCGGCGCGTCGCGCTGGCTGCTCGTCAAGCGCGTGCTGCTGCCGCAGGCGTGGCCGGCGATCCTGCTCGGCACCGCCACCACCATCACCTCGATCATCAACTTCTCGGCGATGGTCGGCGTGGTCGGCGGCGGCGGCCTCGGCAACGTCGCCCTCACCTACGGCATGCAGCGCTACAGCGCCATCCACATCGTCGGCGTCGTCATCATCCTGTTCGTGCTCGTGCAGCTCATCCAGTGGGCGCTCACGCTCGCGGCCACCCGGCTCGGCGCGGTGCCCGGTCGCCGCGCCGGCAAGCGGTCGGTGGCGGATGCGCAGGCCCACCTCGATGCGGACGTCGCGGGCGGTGCCCAGGCCGCGATCGATCGCAACCCGCCGCGCGGCGCCTGA
- a CDS encoding MetQ/NlpA family ABC transporter substrate-binding protein produces MTISLKRRVATTIVAGVAVAALAACSSGAPAEAPEDGSLGTIRVGALPVPAGDMLTWVDENLAADAGLDIEWVEFTDYNTPNPALSDGSTDANLFQNTTFMETYNSQAGGDLVSVGDIYLPAAAYYSESIGSLDELPDGASIAIPNDPTNEARALEILAAEGLIEIAEGTTNLDGITSNPRNFQFTEVENATLPLAIPDNDAVFVTASFALPAGLTGEQAILVEGSDSAYFNALVTTPELQDDPRVEALHELLTSDELQQYMLDTWGGLIVPIED; encoded by the coding sequence ATGACCATCTCGCTCAAGCGTCGCGTCGCGACCACCATCGTCGCCGGCGTCGCCGTCGCCGCCCTCGCCGCCTGCTCGTCGGGCGCGCCCGCCGAGGCGCCCGAGGACGGCTCGCTCGGCACCATCCGCGTCGGCGCCCTGCCCGTGCCGGCCGGCGACATGCTCACCTGGGTCGACGAGAACCTCGCCGCCGACGCCGGGCTCGACATCGAGTGGGTCGAGTTCACCGACTACAACACGCCCAACCCGGCGCTCAGCGACGGCTCGACCGACGCCAACCTCTTCCAGAACACGACGTTCATGGAGACGTACAACTCCCAGGCCGGCGGCGACCTCGTCTCGGTCGGCGACATCTACCTGCCCGCCGCCGCGTACTACTCGGAGTCGATCGGCTCGCTCGACGAGCTGCCCGACGGCGCCTCGATCGCCATCCCCAACGACCCGACCAACGAGGCGCGCGCGCTCGAGATCCTCGCGGCCGAGGGCCTGATCGAGATCGCCGAGGGCACCACCAACCTCGACGGCATCACCTCGAACCCGCGCAATTTCCAGTTCACCGAGGTCGAGAACGCCACGCTGCCGCTCGCGATCCCCGACAACGACGCCGTCTTCGTCACCGCGTCGTTCGCGCTGCCGGCCGGCCTCACGGGCGAGCAGGCGATCCTCGTCGAGGGCAGCGACTCGGCGTACTTCAACGCGCTCGTCACCACGCCCGAGCTGCAGGACGACCCGCGCGTCGAGGCGCTGCACGAGCTGCTGACCTCCGACGAGCTGCAGCAGTACATGCTCGACACGTGGGGCGGGCTGATCGTTCCGATCGAGGACTGA
- a CDS encoding HNH endonuclease signature motif containing protein gives MTSTEQAAAAVDAARALLADAPSFSTASSGEVVELLGRVAELARVVESLQVRLAHEVEERSRGSADEPLCLLLGARHAKEAIGRAFGIRPGRALDLLLMARATAPSVALTGASIPPKYPAVAAALAEGELSFAQAHAIVSTLDPAAPRADGEQLRVAERTLVGHATDPATPRPPEQLVVLARRCVALLDPDGVLPNDERQRALRSLRIRQQPDGSWLTTIRSPADDGAAIKALADAYTGPRVNVAFHDDRCARGGCDGKACHGDGDGDGDGDGGEVSLDDRTREQKAHDAFIAVVKAHAASGTAPVAGGEPPTLVLTGTIDAYAAYVQGLRHAERTLTIEHTNCLLPIERIDQVLCHADVQQLVVDGDGHPLALGRTQRLFTRAQKRALARRDKGCRVPGCGMPVAWCETHHIVPWQLGGPTDVDNGILVCNYHHHEIHAGRLRVEEAGPGPGQWRIVPELQPARSTVAAVPLDAEAGDSAWLGGAAPGSLDAAASDHPLATAAPAAVAAPAPAALATAAPAALAVRLPDLRERKPGLDHTVSTASSEPDPLDAARPSTRPPRRRRRPGTPSERHLRALLERQARARERGGRADALTQPRIVLRR, from the coding sequence ATGACGAGCACCGAGCAAGCAGCAGCAGCGGTCGACGCTGCTCGCGCGCTGCTCGCGGATGCCCCGTCGTTCTCGACCGCGTCCAGCGGCGAGGTGGTCGAACTGCTCGGCCGGGTCGCGGAGCTGGCCAGGGTCGTCGAGAGCCTGCAGGTGCGGCTCGCGCACGAGGTCGAGGAGCGCTCGCGGGGCTCGGCCGACGAGCCGCTGTGCCTGCTGCTGGGCGCCCGGCACGCGAAGGAAGCCATCGGCCGCGCCTTCGGCATCCGCCCCGGCCGCGCCCTCGACCTGCTGCTGATGGCGCGCGCGACGGCCCCGTCGGTCGCGCTCACCGGCGCCAGCATCCCGCCGAAGTACCCGGCGGTCGCGGCCGCGCTCGCGGAGGGCGAGCTGTCGTTCGCGCAGGCGCACGCGATCGTCTCGACCCTCGACCCGGCGGCGCCGCGCGCCGACGGCGAGCAGCTGCGCGTCGCCGAGCGCACGCTCGTCGGCCACGCGACCGATCCCGCCACGCCGCGGCCGCCCGAGCAGCTGGTCGTGCTCGCCCGCCGCTGCGTTGCGCTGCTCGATCCCGACGGGGTGCTGCCGAACGACGAGCGGCAGCGGGCGCTTCGGTCGCTGCGCATCCGACAGCAGCCCGACGGGTCATGGCTCACGACCATCCGCTCCCCTGCCGACGACGGCGCGGCCATCAAGGCGTTGGCGGATGCGTACACGGGGCCGCGCGTGAACGTCGCGTTCCACGATGATCGCTGCGCAAGGGGCGGCTGCGACGGCAAGGCATGCCACGGCGACGGCGACGGCGACGGCGACGGCGACGGCGGGGAGGTCTCCCTCGACGACCGCACGCGCGAGCAGAAGGCGCACGACGCGTTCATCGCCGTGGTGAAGGCGCACGCGGCCTCCGGCACCGCGCCGGTCGCCGGCGGGGAGCCGCCGACGCTCGTGCTCACCGGCACGATCGACGCCTACGCCGCGTACGTGCAGGGGCTCCGCCACGCCGAGCGCACCCTCACGATCGAGCACACCAACTGCCTCCTCCCGATCGAGCGCATCGACCAGGTCCTCTGCCACGCCGACGTCCAGCAGCTGGTCGTCGACGGCGACGGCCACCCACTCGCCCTCGGCCGCACGCAGCGGCTGTTCACCCGCGCGCAGAAGCGAGCCCTCGCCAGGCGCGACAAGGGCTGTCGAGTACCCGGTTGCGGCATGCCCGTCGCCTGGTGCGAGACCCACCACATCGTGCCCTGGCAGCTCGGCGGCCCCACCGACGTCGACAACGGCATCCTCGTCTGCAACTACCACCACCACGAGATCCACGCCGGCCGACTGCGGGTCGAGGAGGCCGGACCCGGGCCGGGCCAGTGGCGCATCGTCCCCGAGCTCCAGCCCGCCCGCAGCACGGTCGCCGCGGTGCCGCTCGACGCGGAGGCCGGTGATTCGGCGTGGCTCGGCGGCGCCGCGCCCGGCTCGCTCGACGCAGCTGCGAGCGATCATCCGCTCGCCACCGCAGCACCCGCCGCTGTTGCCGCCCCCGCGCCCGCCGCACTCGCCACCGCCGCACCCGCTGCACTCGCAGTGCGGCTGCCGGACCTCCGCGAGCGCAAGCCCGGGCTGGACCACACGGTGAGCACCGCATCAAGCGAACCGGATCCGCTCGACGCGGCCCGACCGTCCACTCGCCCACCGAGGCGACGCCGCCGCCCGGGCACTCCGAGCGAACGACACCTCAGGGCACTGCTCGAGCGGCAGGCCCGCGCTCGCGAGCGTGGCGGTCGCGCCGATGCGCTGACTCAGCCCAGGATCGTGCTGCGGCGCTGA